GAACACTTTCATGCCTTGGGTGGCCATGCCTGCACTTACTGTAACAGCATGCTGCTCACAAATGCCCACGTCAAAGGCGCGGTTCGGCATCTTCTCCATCATGAATTTAAGAGAAGAACCACTGGGCATAGCAGGTGTTATACCCAATATTTTGTCGTTTTGCTCGGCTAGTTCAATGATGGTATGACCAAACACATCCTGGTACTTAGGCGGTTGCGGCAGGTCAAATTTCTTTTTATAGATCTCACCGGTGATTTTATCAAACAGACCGGGAGCGTGCCATTTGGTCTGGTCTTTTTCAGCCAGCGCATAGCCCTTACCCTTCACGGTAAGGATATGCAATAATTTAGGGCCGGGAATGTCACGCAGATCCTTAAGAGTTTCAGTCAGCTTGGTTATATTATGTCCATCAATAGGGCCAAAATAACGAAGGTTCAAGGCTTCAAACAAGTTACTGCTCTTGCTGACCACCCCTTTTACACTGGCTTCCAGTTTAGATGCCATATCGCGTGTAAAACGTTTGCCAACTGGTAGTTTGCCCAGTAGTTTCCAAACATCATCACGCAGTTTATTATAAGTATGGGAGGTAGTGATATCGGTTAGATATTCTTTAAGGGCGCCCACATTGGGGTCAATCGACATGCAATTGTCGTTAAGGATAATCAACACATCGCTGTCAGCTACGCCAGCATGGTTCATTGCTTCAAACGCCATACCGGCGGTCATAGAACCATCACCAATAATAGCTACAGATTTGCGGTCCTTTTCACCTTTATATTTTGCAGCCATGGCCATACCAAGGGCGGCAGAAATAGAGGTGGAGGAGTGGCCTACGCCAAACGTATCATATTCGCTTTCGCTGCGCTTGGGAAAGCCACTTAAGCCATTATACTTTCTGTTTGTAATAAAGTTGTCTCTACGGCCTGTCAGGATTTTGTGGCCATAAGCCTGGTGGCCAACGTCCCAAACCAGCTGGTCGTAGGGGGTATTATACACATAATGCAAGGCTACGCTCAATTCTACAACTCCAAGACTTGCTGCAAAGTGGCCTCCATGAACGCTCACTACATCAATGATGTACTGACGCAGTTCATCGCAAACCTGATGCAACTGTTCTTTGGGAACCTTTTTTAAATCTTCTGGACTGTTAATCGTTTCCAGTACGGGGCCAGGTGTTATGTGCATGTGAACAATTTAACCGTACAAAAATAACTGAAGTTTGCTAGCAAATACAAGCTTCCTTATGGCTTAACAAATCGGAAGGAAATTGGTTGCTCTGTGCTGTTTTTTTTCAAAATAACCAGTTGATACAGACCGGACGGTAAATGGCTGACAGTAAGCTGTTTAACGTTTGTTCCGGAATGAATAAGGTACTGGCCAGAACCAACCTGTTCGCTTAGTGCATTATACAATTTGTAATGTACTGTTTCCGTATGGGTACCCGTAAGCTTTATTTTAAGTATATCTGTGGCAGGATTTGGGCCAATAGCGGACTCTGTTAGTGAGACTGTACCTGTATTGACGACAGGGGAATAAATTTCTGTTCCGTTTTTACTCACTACCCTAAGACGGTAAAAGTTGATCCCTGGCTCTTTTAAAAAGTTTTGCCAATAGCTAGACGTGTTTGAAAAACTGAGAGGAACAACTGCCGCATTGGTGAAATGACGGCCATCAGCGCTCTTTTCTACAATCATTGTTTTTGCCAGGCCAGTTTCTGCCAACATCCATCTAAACGTATAATAACTATTGGTTTGTTTAACCAGGTCAAAATTGAGTATTTGTGTATTCAGCACACCTCCGCAAAAGAGTACGTTTACATTGAAGGTGGCCAAGAAGCAACCCATTTTTGACCCAACCACAAATCGGTATCGACCCATAGGTAAGCCTGTAA
This genomic interval from Flavisolibacter tropicus contains the following:
- the dxs gene encoding 1-deoxy-D-xylulose-5-phosphate synthase, which gives rise to MHITPGPVLETINSPEDLKKVPKEQLHQVCDELRQYIIDVVSVHGGHFAASLGVVELSVALHYVYNTPYDQLVWDVGHQAYGHKILTGRRDNFITNRKYNGLSGFPKRSESEYDTFGVGHSSTSISAALGMAMAAKYKGEKDRKSVAIIGDGSMTAGMAFEAMNHAGVADSDVLIILNDNCMSIDPNVGALKEYLTDITTSHTYNKLRDDVWKLLGKLPVGKRFTRDMASKLEASVKGVVSKSSNLFEALNLRYFGPIDGHNITKLTETLKDLRDIPGPKLLHILTVKGKGYALAEKDQTKWHAPGLFDKITGEIYKKKFDLPQPPKYQDVFGHTIIELAEQNDKILGITPAMPSGSSLKFMMEKMPNRAFDVGICEQHAVTVSAGMATQGMKVFCNIYSSFMQRAFDQVVHDVAIQKLPVIFCLDRAGLVGEDGPTHHGAYDVPYFRCIPNMILSAPMNEQELRNLMYTAQLESTKLPFVIRYPRGEGVMPEWRKPLEEIKIGKGRKLKDGKDIAILSFGHPGNFAAAAIRDLRADGFTPGHYDMRFAKPLDEELLHEALRTYGKIITVEDGTVVGGFGAAVLEFMQEHGYKNDVRILGIPDRVVEHGTLKELHRECGYDAQAIADAVRDLMSEPIKIESLL